A window of the Dioscorea cayenensis subsp. rotundata cultivar TDr96_F1 chromosome 14, TDr96_F1_v2_PseudoChromosome.rev07_lg8_w22 25.fasta, whole genome shotgun sequence genome harbors these coding sequences:
- the LOC120275246 gene encoding auxin-responsive protein IAA10-like isoform X1, which yields MADVDDCSAAAAAVVPSELSSTGAEEVASAAELDLGLTLRTSKLIRGSRMACRILTAEDLGSRSPISSSSSVSSSSSAPSPAGAGGRTPPSHCHGQMARGWPPIKICRMNSLAIHSKDCTSEAETSVQKKIDKIVVKEDTDSNNQEKYIRCTVSTHFVKVNMDGDPIGRKVDLNAHNSYETLALALEDMFCKSNNDHDTFTLDGLKASQMLDGSSGFSLTYEDRDGDWMLVGDVPWGMFLITVKRLRIMRTSDAIGLAGSPRSQFCKSVRPRIIPA from the exons ATGGCCGATGTCGACGATTGCTCCGCCGCCGCTGCCGCCGTTGTGCCGTCCGAGCTAAGCTCCACTGGGGCGGAGGAGGTAGCCAGTGCGGCGGAGCTGGACCTCGGGCTGACACTAAGGACGAGCAAGCTCATCAGAGGTAGTAGGATGGCGTGCCGGATCCTCACTGCTGAGGATTTGGGTTCTCGATCCCCAATCTCTTCGTCCTCCTCCGTCTCCTCCTCTTCGTCTGCTCCTTCTCCCGCCGGCGCCGGTGGGAGGACGCCACCCTCTCACTGTCACGG TCAAATGGCGAGAGGATGGCCTCCTATAAAGATTTGCAGAATGAACAGCTTGGCTATCCACTCGAAAGATTGTACATCAGAAGCAGAAACTTCTGTTCAAAAGAAAATTGACAAAATTGTTGTTAAGGAGGATACGGACAGtaacaatcaagaaaaatatataaggtGTACAGTAAGTACGCATTTTGTTAAGGTGAACATGGATGGAGATCCCATTGGGAGGAAAGTGGATCTCAATGCCCATAATTCCTACGAGACCCTTGCGCTTGCACTAGAGGACATGTTCTGCAAATCCAACAATGATCATGATACATTCACCT TAGATGGCTTGAAGGCCTCGCAAATGCTTGATGGCTCTTCAGGGTTCAGTCTCACTTATGAAGACAGGGATGGGGACTGGATGCTGGTTGGTGATGTTCCATGGgg AATGTTCCTGATCACTGTGAAAAGACTCAGAATCATGAGAACCTCTGATGCTATTGGTCTTG CCGGATCACCGAGGTCTCAATTCTGCAAGTCTGTCAGGCCAAGAATTATACCAGCTTGA
- the LOC120276397 gene encoding probable pectate lyase 8, with amino-acid sequence MAMVPRWMPLMALGLLVLLAGGMGWFGPGMIADSSAATMARRSLRGSEGNESSDPKAFRFEHEPVHGAVDDPEMVATEVHMTINNHTARRALGYLSCGTGNPIDDCWRCDPDWHLHRKRLADCGIGFGRNAIGGRDGRYYVVSDPGDDDPVNPRPGTIRHAVIQDEPLWIVFKRDMVITLKEELIMNSFKTIDGRGVNVHIANGACLTIQFVTNIIIHGLHIHDCKPTGNAMVRSSPSHYGWRTMADGDGVSIFGSSHIWVDHCSLSNCADGLIDAVIGSTAITISNNYFTHHNEVMLLGHSDSYARDKAMQVTIAFNHFGEGLIQRMPRCRHGYFHVVNNDYTHWEMYAIGGSADPTINSQGNRYLAPMNPFAKEVTKRVDTNAGAWKSWNWRSEGDLLLNGAYFTPSGAGASASYSRASSLGAKSSSMVGSITSGAGVLTCRSGNRC; translated from the exons ATGGCGATGGTGCCGAGATGGATGCCATTAATGGCGCTAGGGCTTCTTGTGCTTCTCGCCGGAGGGATGGGATGGTTTGGACCCGGGATGATCGCGGATTCGAG CGCTGCAACGATGGCGAGGAGGAGTTTGAGAGGAAGCGAAGGGAATGAGAGTTCTGATCCCAAGGCTTTCAG gTTTGAACATGAACCAGTGCATGGTGCGGTAGATGACCCGGAGATGGTTGCCACTGAAGTCCATAT GACAATCAACAATCACACAGCTCGCCGTGCTCTTGGTTACTTATCATGTGGCACAGGCAACCCCATCGATGATTGCTGGCGTTGTGATCCTGACTGGCATCTTCACCGTAAGAGACTTGCAGACTGTGGCATTGGCTTTGGCCGCAATGCCATTGGCGGCCGTGATGGGCGCTACTACGTTGTCAGTGACCCAGGTGATGACGATCCAGTTAATCCCCGCCCAGGCACTATCCGCCATGCTGTCATTCAAGATGAACCTCTCTGGATAGTCTTCAAGCGAGACATGGTTATCACACTTAAGGAAGAGCTGATAATGAACAGCTTCAAGACAATCGATGGCCGCGGTGTCAATGTCCACATTGCCAACGGTGCCTGTTTAACAATTCAATTCGTCACGAACATCATCATCCATGGTCTCCACATCCATGACTGCAAGCCCACTGGCAATGCCATGGTCCGCAGTTCACCTTCTCACTATGGCTGGAGAACAATGGCTGACGGTGATGGCGTTTCCATCTTCGGCTCAAGCCATATTTGGGTTGATCATTGCTCACTCTCCAATTGCGCTGATGGACTTATAGATGCTGTCATAGGCTCAACAGCCATCACAATTTCAAACAACTACTTCACTCATCACAATGAAGTCATGCTTTTGGGTCACAGTGATTCTTATGCCAGGGACAAAGCCATGCAAGTCACCATTGCATTTAACCATTTCGGCGAAGGTCTAATTCAGAGGATGCCAAGATGCAGGCATGGTTACTTCCATGTTGTCAACAATGACTACACTCACTGGGAAATGTATGCGATCGGTGGCAGTGCCGATCCGACTATAAACAGTCAAGGCAACCGATATCTTGCACCGATGAATCCTTTCGCAAAAGAG GTTACGAAAAGAGTAGACACTAATGCCGGGGCATGGAAGAGCTGGAATTGGCGATCGGAAGGTGATTTACTCCTCAACGGCGCTTACTTCACTCCATCTGGGGCCGGGGCTTCAGCGAGCTATTCCCGGGCTTCAAGTCTCGGAGCTAAGTCATCATCAATGGTCGGTTCGATCACTTCCGGCGCAGGCGTGCTCACTTGCCGCAGCGGCAATCGATGCTGA
- the LOC120275246 gene encoding auxin-responsive protein IAA10-like isoform X2 codes for MADVDDCSAAAAAVVPSELSSTGAEEVASAAELDLGLTLRTSKLIRGSRMACRILTAEDLGSRSPISSSSSVSSSSSAPSPAGAGGRTPPSHCHGQMARGWPPIKICRMNSLAIHSKDCTSEAETSVQKKIDKIVVKEDTDSNNQEKYIRCTVSTHFVKVNMDGDPIGRKVDLNAHNSYETLALALEDMFCKSNNDHDTFTYGLKASQMLDGSSGFSLTYEDRDGDWMLVGDVPWGMFLITVKRLRIMRTSDAIGLAGSPRSQFCKSVRPRIIPA; via the exons ATGGCCGATGTCGACGATTGCTCCGCCGCCGCTGCCGCCGTTGTGCCGTCCGAGCTAAGCTCCACTGGGGCGGAGGAGGTAGCCAGTGCGGCGGAGCTGGACCTCGGGCTGACACTAAGGACGAGCAAGCTCATCAGAGGTAGTAGGATGGCGTGCCGGATCCTCACTGCTGAGGATTTGGGTTCTCGATCCCCAATCTCTTCGTCCTCCTCCGTCTCCTCCTCTTCGTCTGCTCCTTCTCCCGCCGGCGCCGGTGGGAGGACGCCACCCTCTCACTGTCACGG TCAAATGGCGAGAGGATGGCCTCCTATAAAGATTTGCAGAATGAACAGCTTGGCTATCCACTCGAAAGATTGTACATCAGAAGCAGAAACTTCTGTTCAAAAGAAAATTGACAAAATTGTTGTTAAGGAGGATACGGACAGtaacaatcaagaaaaatatataaggtGTACAGTAAGTACGCATTTTGTTAAGGTGAACATGGATGGAGATCCCATTGGGAGGAAAGTGGATCTCAATGCCCATAATTCCTACGAGACCCTTGCGCTTGCACTAGAGGACATGTTCTGCAAATCCAACAATGATCATGATACATTCACCT ATGGCTTGAAGGCCTCGCAAATGCTTGATGGCTCTTCAGGGTTCAGTCTCACTTATGAAGACAGGGATGGGGACTGGATGCTGGTTGGTGATGTTCCATGGgg AATGTTCCTGATCACTGTGAAAAGACTCAGAATCATGAGAACCTCTGATGCTATTGGTCTTG CCGGATCACCGAGGTCTCAATTCTGCAAGTCTGTCAGGCCAAGAATTATACCAGCTTGA